The following coding sequences are from one bacterium window:
- a CDS encoding Na(+)/H(+) antiporter subunit D — MAMNEFWIHPALILIVGAMVMPFLRGLARSAWLLLVPALVFAQVIHMGADPGLHGVVKFLDLTLTFGRVDKLGQVFGYIMSLMCLLGSLYALHVKESAQHSAAWVYVAGSLGVIYAGDFMTLFLFWELMAFSSVFLIWLRRRPQSLGAGFRYLLVHVAGGLALLAGILLRYHATGGDLTFTQLDVHHPDLSTYLIMIGFILNAAVPPLHAWLPDAYGEATVTGSVFMCAFTTKTAVYALCRGFAGMEILVALGVIMALYGVVYAVLENDSRRLLAYHIISQVGYMVAGVGLGTQMAINGACAHAFAHILYKGLLFMGTGSVLHMTGKSKFSELGGLYKKMPWAFVFTLIGGLSISAFPLFSGFVSKSMIVQAGFEDHKMVAAFLLMLASAGTFLHTGLKVPYFIWFGKNNCSKETWEIAKDPPWNMCAAMALMSFMCIFIGCYTPYLYAKLPYEVDYQPYTAYHVSETLQILLFTALGFFLFVKKLTPEATISLDMDWFYRMGGRGVAWVSRVPAQAVDEWVSEFYRFCGLAWTMSLARVSSWFDWHVIDGVVDGVALSVRWIGERVRHMQTRNLQFNIFSAVVVVVVMLLTYALTAMTLR, encoded by the coding sequence ATGGCGATGAATGAGTTCTGGATACATCCGGCGCTGATCCTGATTGTGGGCGCCATGGTGATGCCGTTCCTGCGCGGGCTGGCACGTTCCGCCTGGCTGCTGTTGGTGCCGGCCCTGGTGTTTGCCCAGGTCATCCATATGGGGGCCGATCCGGGCCTGCATGGCGTGGTCAAGTTCCTGGACCTGACCCTGACCTTCGGGCGCGTCGACAAACTCGGGCAGGTGTTCGGATACATCATGTCCCTGATGTGTCTGCTGGGCAGTTTGTATGCCCTGCACGTCAAGGAGTCCGCCCAGCATTCCGCGGCCTGGGTGTATGTCGCCGGGTCATTGGGCGTCATTTACGCCGGCGATTTCATGACGTTGTTCCTGTTCTGGGAGTTGATGGCGTTTTCCTCGGTGTTCCTGATCTGGTTGCGGCGGCGTCCGCAATCGTTGGGAGCGGGCTTCCGGTATTTGCTGGTGCATGTGGCGGGCGGCCTGGCCCTGCTGGCCGGAATTTTGTTGCGGTACCACGCCACGGGCGGGGATCTCACGTTTACCCAGTTGGATGTCCATCATCCGGATCTGTCGACCTACCTGATCATGATCGGGTTCATCCTGAATGCCGCGGTGCCGCCGCTGCACGCCTGGCTGCCCGATGCCTATGGCGAGGCCACGGTCACCGGTTCGGTGTTCATGTGCGCGTTCACCACCAAGACGGCCGTGTATGCGTTGTGCCGGGGCTTTGCGGGGATGGAAATCCTGGTCGCGCTGGGCGTGATCATGGCCCTGTACGGGGTGGTCTACGCGGTGCTGGAAAACGACTCGCGCCGGTTGCTGGCCTATCACATCATCAGTCAGGTCGGCTATATGGTGGCCGGGGTGGGGCTGGGAACGCAGATGGCCATCAATGGCGCCTGCGCCCATGCGTTTGCCCACATTTTGTATAAGGGCCTGCTGTTCATGGGGACGGGCTCGGTGCTGCACATGACGGGCAAGAGTAAATTCTCCGAACTGGGTGGCCTCTACAAGAAAATGCCCTGGGCCTTTGTCTTTACCCTGATCGGGGGATTGTCCATTTCCGCCTTCCCGCTGTTCAGCGGGTTTGTCAGCAAGTCCATGATTGTGCAGGCGGGTTTTGAGGATCACAAGATGGTGGCGGCCTTTCTGCTGATGCTGGCCTCGGCGGGAACCTTCCTGCATACGGGTTTGAAGGTGCCGTATTTTATCTGGTTCGGGAAGAACAACTGCAGCAAGGAAACCTGGGAGATTGCCAAGGATCCGCCTTGGAACATGTGTGCGGCCATGGCCTTGATGTCCTTCATGTGCATCTTCATCGGCTGCTATACCCCGTATCTATACGCCAAGCTTCCCTATGAGGTCGATTATCAGCCGTACACCGCCTACCACGTTTCTGAAACGCTTCAGATCCTGTTATTCACGGCGCTCGGCTTTTTCCTGTTTGTCAAAAAACTGACACCCGAAGCGACAATCAGCCTGGATATGGACTGGTTCTACCGGATGGGTGGACGCGGGGTGGCCTGGGTCTCCCGGGTGCCGGCCCAGGCGGTGGATGAGTGGGTGAGCGAGTTCTACCGGTTCTGCGGACTGGCCTGGACAATGTCGCTGGCCCGGGTCTCCTCGTGGTTTGATTGGCATGTGATTGATGGTGTGGTCGATGGGGTGGCCCTCTCGGTGCGGTGGATCGGGGAGCGCGTGCGCCACATGCAGACACGGAATCTTCAGTTCAATATCTTCAGCGCGGTCGTAGTGGTCGTGGTGATGCTCTTGACCTATGCGTTGACAGCGATGACGTTGAGGTAA
- a CDS encoding monovalent cation/H+ antiporter subunit D family protein yields MTIAAPLETPRLLLAILAPLIGSAAVMLTGKRPNVREACSFITATILFGTVVSLVPAVLAGQKLVYHLFSILPGVSVTLRADAFSMVFALVASLLWMVTVIYSMGYMRGAHEHAQTRFNACFALALFGAIGCAFSDNLFTLYLFYEIVSISTYPLVAHHQDQEGYEGARKYLTYLTATAKGLVLPAMIMTYVLCGTLDFSTNIRDGIFPTDASRWLVTITYICLILGFAKNGIMPFHSWLPGAMVAPTPVSALLHAVAVVKVGVFSTTRVMLFLFGVVKMDDFNLGIPTAYFVSFTILAASLIALSKDNLKARLAYSTVSQLSYVILGVALLTPVGIEGGIVHIVNHAFAKITLFFCAGAIYVASHKKDISDMKGLGRVMPFTFAAFGVAALSMIGVPPVGGFISKWFLLVGAMDAAQIGIVVVLLTSTILNIGYFAPVVYSAFFGKPADPHAYDGVGEAPLTMVVPLLITASLSVAVGIYPDFFLNLIKGVFV; encoded by the coding sequence ATGACGATTGCTGCTCCCTTGGAAACTCCCCGTCTGCTTCTGGCGATCCTGGCGCCCCTGATCGGTTCCGCGGCGGTCATGCTGACCGGCAAGCGACCGAATGTGCGCGAGGCCTGCTCCTTTATCACGGCTACCATCCTGTTCGGCACCGTGGTTTCGCTGGTTCCGGCCGTTCTCGCCGGGCAAAAACTGGTGTATCATCTCTTCAGCATTCTGCCCGGGGTCTCGGTGACGTTGCGGGCGGATGCCTTTTCCATGGTGTTCGCGCTGGTCGCCTCCCTGTTGTGGATGGTGACGGTGATTTACTCCATGGGTTACATGCGCGGCGCCCATGAGCATGCCCAGACCCGCTTCAACGCCTGTTTTGCGCTGGCCCTGTTCGGGGCCATCGGTTGTGCCTTCTCAGATAACCTCTTCACCCTTTACCTGTTCTACGAAATCGTCAGCATCAGCACCTATCCGCTGGTGGCGCATCATCAGGACCAGGAAGGCTATGAAGGCGCCCGCAAGTATCTGACCTATCTGACGGCCACGGCCAAGGGGTTGGTGCTGCCGGCCATGATCATGACCTATGTCCTGTGCGGTACCCTTGATTTTTCGACCAACATCCGGGACGGTATTTTCCCGACGGATGCCAGTCGCTGGCTGGTGACGATCACCTACATCTGCCTGATCCTAGGCTTTGCCAAGAACGGCATCATGCCCTTCCACAGCTGGTTGCCCGGAGCCATGGTGGCTCCCACACCCGTGAGCGCCCTGCTGCATGCGGTGGCCGTCGTCAAGGTGGGGGTATTCTCCACCACGCGCGTCATGCTGTTCCTGTTCGGGGTCGTCAAGATGGATGACTTCAACCTGGGGATTCCGACGGCCTACTTTGTGTCCTTCACCATCCTGGCGGCCTCCCTGATCGCCTTGAGCAAGGATAACCTGAAGGCGCGGCTGGCCTATTCCACCGTGAGCCAGTTGTCGTATGTGATCCTGGGCGTGGCCTTGCTGACGCCGGTGGGGATCGAAGGCGGCATTGTCCACATCGTCAATCACGCCTTTGCCAAGATTACCTTATTCTTCTGCGCTGGCGCCATTTATGTGGCCTCCCACAAAAAGGATATTTCCGACATGAAGGGGCTGGGGCGCGTGATGCCCTTTACCTTTGCCGCCTTTGGCGTTGCGGCGTTGAGCATGATCGGGGTGCCGCCGGTGGGCGGGTTCATCAGTAAATGGTTCCTGCTGGTGGGCGCCATGGATGCCGCCCAGATCGGGATCGTCGTGGTGCTGCTGACCAGTACGATCCTGAATATCGGATACTTTGCGCCTGTCGTGTATTCCGCCTTTTTTGGCAAGCCGGCTGATCCCCATGCGTATGACGGGGTGGGGGAAGCCCCGCTGACCATGGTCGTGCCCCTGTTGATTACGGCCTCGCTTTCGGTGGCGGTGGGTATCTATCCCGACTTTTTCCTCAACCTCATAAAGGGAGTGTTCGTATGA
- the nuoK gene encoding NADH-quinone oxidoreductase subunit NuoK, producing the protein MTLLNLIIHAPGNLAAYLAVGALMFAIGFFGFIRHRTLVGMLISGELILAGASLNFMAFAHFRAADPVVGQAFTLFIMGIAAAEAAIVLSIMVAVYRNYHSIDARDLKEMEG; encoded by the coding sequence ATGACACTACTCAATCTGATCATTCACGCGCCTGGAAATCTGGCCGCCTATCTGGCCGTTGGGGCGCTGATGTTTGCCATCGGCTTCTTCGGGTTTATCCGGCACCGCACGCTGGTGGGCATGTTGATTTCCGGTGAGTTGATTCTGGCGGGGGCCTCGCTCAATTTCATGGCCTTTGCCCATTTCCGCGCGGCGGATCCGGTGGTCGGACAGGCCTTCACCTTGTTTATCATGGGAATCGCCGCGGCCGAGGCGGCCATTGTGCTGAGCATTATGGTGGCGGTGTATCGCAATTATCACTCAATTGACGCCCGTGACCTGAAGGAGATGGAAGGATGA
- a CDS encoding NADH-quinone oxidoreductase subunit J — translation MTIDLTPATLNTVASSLLFAAVVAVTLTGAVIAAASRRLVYCVSGLVLSFMGLAGLYVFLNSPFLALMQVLIYIGAICVTIMFALMLADPNEESSLLPRNVLLGLSSFLVAAMLAVGLILVVAKTHWLPKAVQINAGSVEDLGRGLLTRFGFAFELISVVLLLAILGALVVARSGRRTHS, via the coding sequence ATGACGATCGACCTGACCCCTGCAACGCTCAATACGGTGGCTTCCTCCCTGCTTTTTGCAGCGGTGGTGGCGGTGACCCTGACGGGGGCAGTGATCGCCGCGGCCTCACGGCGGCTGGTCTATTGTGTGAGTGGGCTGGTCCTCTCCTTTATGGGGCTGGCCGGGCTGTATGTCTTCCTGAACAGTCCGTTTCTGGCGCTGATGCAGGTGTTGATCTACATCGGGGCCATCTGCGTCACGATCATGTTCGCGCTGATGCTGGCTGATCCCAATGAGGAGTCGTCCCTGCTGCCCCGGAATGTCCTGCTCGGGTTGTCCAGTTTCCTGGTGGCGGCGATGCTGGCGGTGGGCCTGATTCTGGTGGTGGCCAAAACCCATTGGCTGCCGAAGGCCGTCCAGATCAATGCCGGCTCGGTTGAAGATCTGGGGCGGGGGCTGTTGACGCGCTTCGGTTTTGCATTTGAACTGATCTCGGTGGTGTTGCTGCTGGCCATTCTGGGGGCGCTGGTGGTGGCACGGTCGGGGCGGAGGACTCACTCATGA
- a CDS encoding NADH-quinone oxidoreductase subunit I has protein sequence MITYFKEILSGLYTLCVGMKITFLHWFRPNVTVHYPRQSLKMTPRYRGHIDLTSDAATGKPKCVVCMACQRACPSGCIKLDGAKAEGAPRKSLTSYTLNFTTCSLCGLCVESCSFDALHFSKEYNLASRKKEDYTMDLLKRVLEKK, from the coding sequence ATGATTACTTATTTTAAAGAAATTCTGAGCGGGCTGTACACCCTGTGCGTGGGGATGAAGATCACCTTCCTTCACTGGTTCCGTCCGAACGTGACGGTGCATTATCCCCGGCAGAGTCTGAAAATGACGCCGCGCTATCGCGGTCATATCGATCTGACCTCTGACGCGGCGACCGGCAAACCCAAGTGCGTGGTCTGCATGGCGTGTCAGCGGGCCTGTCCCTCCGGCTGCATCAAGCTGGATGGGGCCAAAGCCGAAGGGGCGCCCCGCAAGTCGTTGACCTCCTATACGCTCAATTTCACGACCTGCAGCCTGTGCGGGCTCTGTGTGGAAAGTTGCAGCTTTGATGCGCTCCATTTTTCAAAGGAATACAACCTGGCCTCCCGGAAAAAAGAGGATTACACGATGGACCTGCTCAAACGCGTGCTGGAGAAAAAATGA
- a CDS encoding complex I subunit 1 family protein, protein MSSDMIMEVVRLILYLVGFLAFALLNAAYLTLVERKVPSWFQLRPGPIEVGPWGLLQPVADGIKLLGKQILTPQGADLIMFKLAPVMVVVPGVLCLVTMPFSESIVPRNFNLGLLMIFAFGAFGVFAILLGGWASNNKYSSIAAARVVAQNIAYEIPMLLVVISLVFVTRTFNLHTIVEQQMGGFWHWNVLNLKASLMMPVAFLIYFICMLAETNRAPFDMVEAESELVAGAFTEYSGMGFGLFFVAEYLNIMVGCCVGTILFLGGWDCPFGILPGVHWFLIKMYALCFAVIWVRWSFPRTQFYGLLNLSWKILIPFALVNLLLTAFMLKLFH, encoded by the coding sequence ATGTCGAGCGACATGATCATGGAAGTAGTGCGGCTGATCCTCTATTTGGTCGGCTTTCTTGCCTTTGCGCTGCTCAATGCGGCGTACCTGACCCTCGTGGAACGGAAAGTTCCCTCCTGGTTCCAGCTCCGGCCGGGCCCCATAGAAGTGGGCCCCTGGGGCCTGTTGCAACCGGTGGCGGACGGCATCAAGTTGCTGGGCAAGCAGATCCTGACCCCGCAGGGCGCCGATCTGATCATGTTCAAGCTGGCGCCGGTGATGGTGGTGGTGCCGGGCGTTCTCTGCCTGGTGACGATGCCGTTCAGCGAGTCGATTGTGCCCCGGAATTTCAATCTGGGACTGCTCATGATCTTTGCGTTCGGGGCGTTCGGCGTGTTTGCCATCCTGTTGGGCGGCTGGGCTTCGAATAACAAGTATTCAAGCATCGCCGCCGCGCGGGTAGTGGCACAGAACATCGCCTATGAAATTCCCATGTTGCTGGTGGTCATTTCCCTGGTATTTGTCACGCGCACCTTCAACCTGCATACGATTGTCGAGCAGCAGATGGGCGGATTCTGGCACTGGAATGTGCTGAACCTGAAGGCCAGCCTCATGATGCCGGTCGCCTTCCTGATCTATTTCATTTGTATGCTGGCGGAAACGAACCGGGCGCCCTTCGATATGGTCGAGGCCGAAAGCGAACTGGTGGCCGGAGCCTTTACGGAGTATTCAGGGATGGGTTTCGGCCTGTTCTTTGTCGCCGAGTATTTGAACATCATGGTCGGCTGCTGCGTCGGGACGATCCTTTTTCTGGGCGGCTGGGATTGCCCCTTCGGGATCCTGCCCGGCGTCCACTGGTTCCTGATCAAGATGTATGCCCTGTGTTTTGCCGTGATCTGGGTGCGCTGGTCGTTTCCCCGGACCCAGTTTTACGGGCTTCTGAACTTGTCGTGGAAAATTCTGATTCCGTTCGCGCTGGTGAACCTGCTGCTGACGGCCTTTATGCTTAAACTCTTCCACTAG
- a CDS encoding NADH-quinone oxidoreductase subunit D — protein MSTDAQSVLNETFVLNLGPQHPATHGVLRIKLTMDGEYIVDAEPVIGYGHRMHEKMGENRSYAKFLPNTGRIDYVAALFNGHGYVGAVERLAGITVPERAEYIRVITSELNRVASHLLWLGAFLVDLGGFTPLLYCFDDREQILDLLESVTGARLTFCYYRFGGVCNDIDDDFVTGSRAFLARLRSRMAMYDALVTKNIIFRKRVEGIGLISAETCRKYGATGPVIRGSGVAYDVRKVEPYSVYSKFNFDVPAFPECDCMARYKVRIEEMIQSMRIIEQALDSLPAGPVMAEKVPRTLKPAKGDGYYNVESARGSFGVRVVSDGSENAYRLKLRSPCFSNMSLFRECSAGMLLPDALALLGSFDLVIPDMDR, from the coding sequence GTGAGTACTGACGCACAAAGTGTTTTGAACGAGACGTTTGTACTCAATCTGGGGCCCCAGCATCCCGCCACCCATGGCGTGTTGCGCATCAAGCTGACCATGGATGGGGAGTACATTGTGGATGCGGAGCCGGTGATCGGGTACGGACACCGCATGCATGAGAAGATGGGTGAGAACCGGTCGTATGCAAAGTTCCTGCCTAATACCGGTCGCATTGATTACGTGGCCGCGCTGTTCAATGGTCACGGGTATGTAGGCGCGGTGGAGCGGTTGGCGGGCATCACTGTTCCGGAACGTGCGGAATATATCCGCGTGATCACCTCCGAATTGAATCGCGTGGCCAGTCATTTGCTGTGGCTCGGCGCTTTCCTGGTCGATCTGGGCGGGTTCACCCCGCTCCTGTATTGTTTTGATGACCGCGAACAGATCCTGGATCTGCTGGAATCCGTTACCGGTGCGCGCCTGACCTTCTGTTATTACCGGTTCGGTGGCGTGTGCAATGATATTGACGATGACTTCGTGACCGGGTCAAGGGCGTTCCTCGCCCGGCTGCGTTCCCGGATGGCGATGTATGACGCCCTGGTCACCAAAAACATCATCTTCCGCAAGCGGGTGGAGGGTATTGGCCTGATCTCGGCGGAGACCTGCCGCAAATATGGCGCCACGGGTCCGGTGATCCGCGGGTCCGGTGTGGCCTATGATGTGCGTAAAGTGGAACCCTATTCCGTCTATTCAAAATTCAATTTTGATGTTCCGGCTTTCCCCGAGTGCGACTGCATGGCCCGTTACAAGGTGCGTATCGAGGAGATGATTCAAAGCATGCGGATCATTGAGCAGGCGCTCGACTCGCTCCCTGCCGGGCCCGTCATGGCGGAGAAAGTGCCGCGCACCCTCAAGCCCGCCAAAGGCGACGGCTATTACAATGTGGAGTCGGCGCGGGGCAGTTTCGGGGTGCGGGTGGTGAGCGATGGCTCGGAGAATGCCTACCGCCTCAAACTGCGTTCCCCGTGTTTCTCGAACATGAGTCTGTTCCGCGAATGTTCAGCAGGGATGCTGTTGCCGGATGCGCTGGCGCTTCTGGGAAGTTTTGATCTGGTGATCCCGGATATGGACCGTTAA
- a CDS encoding NADH-quinone oxidoreductase subunit C, whose amino-acid sequence MKSLTLKSKFEAIAVRGTPAPVAGAEAGAPVPLVLETPHATKGIDLDVTVPAERVVEAVKILDDAKWMLEAITGVDWLAERQFEVVYDFTHVESGERVAVRVRIPRDTPELPTISHIYGGANWHERETHDFFGIIFTGHPELIPLLLPEDARFHPLRKDFTA is encoded by the coding sequence ATGAAAAGCCTCACATTGAAATCCAAGTTTGAAGCGATTGCCGTGCGTGGAACCCCCGCGCCCGTCGCTGGCGCCGAGGCTGGCGCTCCGGTGCCACTGGTGCTCGAAACCCCGCATGCGACCAAGGGGATTGACCTGGATGTAACTGTGCCGGCGGAGCGTGTGGTCGAGGCGGTCAAGATCCTGGATGACGCGAAATGGATGCTTGAGGCGATCACCGGGGTCGATTGGCTGGCAGAACGTCAATTCGAAGTCGTCTATGACTTTACCCATGTCGAGTCGGGTGAGCGCGTGGCCGTCCGGGTGCGAATCCCGCGGGACACACCGGAATTGCCGACCATTTCCCACATTTATGGCGGGGCCAACTGGCATGAACGGGAAACCCATGATTTCTTCGGGATTATCTTTACAGGGCATCCGGAATTGATTCCGTTACTCCTGCCGGAAGATGCCCGCTTCCACCCGCTGCGAAAGGACTTTACCGCGTGA
- the nuoB gene encoding NADH-quinone oxidoreductase subunit NuoB — MEKQVEVPPGLIHFAMLDDVLNMARANSLWPMTFGLACCAIEMMATGASRFDMARFGCEVFRPSPRQSDLMIVSGTISRKMAPAVVTLYDQMPEPKWVLAMGNCAISGGPFKFPGQYGIVEGVDQLIPVDVYVPGCPPRPEALIEGILTLEEKLRGKRCFPTVEAR; from the coding sequence ATGGAAAAGCAAGTTGAAGTCCCCCCAGGCTTAATTCACTTCGCAATGCTTGATGATGTGCTGAATATGGCGCGTGCCAATTCACTGTGGCCGATGACCTTCGGCCTGGCTTGCTGTGCCATCGAGATGATGGCGACCGGGGCGTCGCGGTTTGATATGGCCCGGTTTGGCTGCGAGGTCTTCCGGCCTTCCCCCCGCCAGAGCGATCTGATGATTGTGAGCGGCACCATCAGCCGTAAGATGGCCCCTGCGGTAGTGACCCTTTACGATCAGATGCCTGAACCCAAGTGGGTGCTGGCCATGGGGAATTGCGCCATCTCCGGCGGTCCGTTCAAGTTTCCCGGCCAATACGGGATTGTCGAAGGCGTGGATCAGCTCATTCCGGTGGATGTCTATGTGCCGGGTTGTCCGCCGCGCCCCGAAGCCCTGATTGAAGGGATCCTCACGCTGGAGGAGAAACTTCGCGGCAAACGGTGTTTCCCGACTGTGGAGGCCCGCTAA
- a CDS encoding NADH-quinone oxidoreductase subunit A, whose translation MTNTVVWSLIYLLAFLAAGLVIGLGAMVMSWLLAPKRTREVYQKTLRSIECGVAPIGHAWIRYGVVYYLYALIFVAFSVDVLFLFPVALIYNEKPGWLDFGEVLLFVGILALVIVYAWKKGVFSWKSKLKSPQA comes from the coding sequence ATGACCAATACCGTTGTCTGGAGTTTAATTTATCTGCTGGCCTTCTTGGCGGCGGGGCTGGTGATCGGATTGGGCGCCATGGTGATGTCCTGGTTGCTGGCCCCGAAGCGGACCCGGGAGGTCTACCAGAAAACCCTGCGGAGCATTGAGTGCGGCGTGGCGCCCATCGGCCATGCCTGGATCCGGTACGGGGTGGTGTATTATCTCTATGCCCTGATTTTTGTCGCGTTCTCCGTTGACGTGCTGTTCCTGTTTCCTGTGGCCTTGATTTATAATGAGAAGCCGGGTTGGCTGGATTTCGGGGAAGTTCTGCTTTTTGTCGGTATCCTGGCGCTGGTGATTGTCTATGCTTGGAAGAAAGGCGTTTTTTCATGGAAAAGCAAGTTGAAGTCCCCCCAGGCTTAA
- a CDS encoding DUF2867 domain-containing protein, translated as MNTKPVASETGSSPGPEPLYCLDLPTQPRPGAGPILVTGGTGYIGGRLIHELLARGYTVRVMVRKASPEHVERWPGAEIVVADASDVASLTIALKGIHTAYYLIHSLLLGPKEFEAIDHANARNFREAATLNEVARIIYLGGLGDVRTVLSPHLRSRMHVATELGSGAIPATVLRAAVIIGSGSSSYEIIQHLVRRLAVIAIPWWGRTKCQPISVRDVIRYLVGVLEHPDTKGQSYDIGGPDVLTYEDMLKVVADVLGKKRLFIPFFLSDVRLYAYLCGLLTPVPAPITRSLMEGLRNDVVCLDSRITKLIPFRQVPYREAVKEALVHEAQDSVHTRWSDSYPPHHEFSVKLHELPHAPRFTASASVLTERSSRDLFRSVCLIGGKEGWSHGNWMWRLRGMLDKLLMGVGTTRGRRSSSTLRVNDVVDFWRVESLYKNRMVLLRAEMKLPGFAWLKFSIYPEAGGHRLSVVAYYDTDTWYGKLYWYIFLPFHGYLFDRLVRKISERTLDSEQAK; from the coding sequence ATGAATACTAAGCCTGTTGCGTCAGAAACAGGAAGTAGTCCCGGCCCCGAGCCACTCTATTGTCTTGATCTGCCGACGCAGCCCAGGCCGGGCGCCGGCCCGATTCTCGTGACGGGCGGAACGGGTTATATTGGGGGCCGGCTGATTCATGAGCTTCTCGCCCGGGGCTATACGGTGCGCGTGATGGTGCGGAAAGCCTCTCCGGAACATGTCGAGCGCTGGCCCGGGGCTGAAATTGTGGTGGCGGATGCCTCGGATGTGGCCTCCCTCACGATCGCCCTGAAGGGGATTCATACGGCCTACTACCTGATCCATTCCCTCTTGCTGGGGCCGAAAGAGTTCGAGGCCATCGATCACGCCAATGCGCGGAATTTCAGGGAAGCCGCCACCCTCAACGAGGTGGCCCGAATTATTTACTTGGGCGGGCTGGGGGATGTGCGTACCGTGCTTTCCCCGCATCTGCGAAGCCGGATGCATGTGGCGACGGAATTGGGAAGCGGGGCCATCCCCGCCACCGTGTTGCGGGCTGCGGTCATTATCGGCTCCGGGAGCTCCTCCTACGAAATCATCCAGCATCTTGTGCGGCGTCTGGCCGTGATCGCCATTCCCTGGTGGGGTCGCACCAAATGTCAGCCGATCAGCGTCCGGGATGTCATCCGGTATCTCGTGGGCGTGCTGGAGCATCCGGATACCAAGGGGCAGTCGTATGACATCGGGGGGCCCGATGTGCTGACCTATGAGGATATGCTGAAGGTGGTGGCCGACGTGCTGGGTAAAAAACGCCTGTTCATTCCGTTCTTTCTGTCCGACGTGCGGTTGTATGCCTATCTTTGCGGCCTACTGACCCCGGTTCCCGCCCCGATCACTCGGAGTTTGATGGAGGGGTTGAGGAATGATGTGGTGTGCCTGGACTCCCGGATCACGAAGCTGATTCCCTTCCGCCAGGTGCCTTATCGCGAGGCCGTGAAGGAAGCCCTGGTCCATGAAGCCCAGGATTCCGTCCATACCCGCTGGTCAGATTCTTACCCCCCCCATCATGAGTTCAGTGTCAAACTTCATGAACTGCCACACGCCCCCCGTTTTACGGCTTCGGCTTCGGTGCTGACGGAGAGAAGCAGTCGCGATCTGTTCCGTTCCGTCTGCCTGATCGGGGGCAAGGAAGGGTGGTCGCATGGAAACTGGATGTGGCGGCTCAGGGGCATGCTCGACAAACTCCTGATGGGAGTGGGCACGACCCGTGGCCGGCGGAGTTCATCTACCCTGCGCGTGAATGATGTGGTCGATTTCTGGCGGGTGGAGTCTTTGTATAAGAACCGGATGGTCCTGCTCCGGGCTGAGATGAAACTGCCCGGCTTCGCCTGGCTCAAGTTCAGCATTTATCCTGAAGCGGGCGGCCACCGGCTTTCAGTGGTGGCATATTATGATACGGACACCTGGTATGGGAAGCTCTACTGGTATATTTTCCTGCCCTTCCATGGCTATCTCTTCGATCGGTTGGTCCGCAAAATTTCAGAACGGACTCTTGATTCAGAGCAGGCTAAATAG